Proteins co-encoded in one Arachis hypogaea cultivar Tifrunner chromosome 13, arahy.Tifrunner.gnm2.J5K5, whole genome shotgun sequence genomic window:
- the LOC112736302 gene encoding manganese-dependent ADP-ribose/CDP-alcohol diphosphatase, which produces MGSPSGLATVQGRQPLFSFGLISDVQYADIPDGRSFHGVPRYYRHSILVLQRAVKEWNALQKHKFVMNFGDIVDGNCPKDQSLNAVKKVVDEFARFRGPVYHMIGNHCLYNLPRSKLLPILEIQSIDDGCAYYDFSPVPEYRFVVLDAFDISAVGWPKDHPRTLEALKFLRERNPNKDKNSPRGLVGLERRFLMFNGGIGKEQMEWLDRVLQDAMKLKQKVVICCHVPLDPGATEYEALLWNYDEVMDVIHRYNCVKVCLGGHNHRDGYSIDSHGVHHRVFEAALECPPGRNAYGNVDVYDDQISLVGIDRIESIDMQF; this is translated from the coding sequence ATGGGATCTCCTAGTGGACTAGCCACAGTGCAAGGGAGACAACCTCTATTTTCTTTTGGATTGATTTCCGATGTCCAGTATGCTGACATCCCCGATGGTCGCTCGTTCCATGGGGTTCCGCGGTATTATAGGCATAGTATTCTTGTTTTGCAGAGAGCAGTTAAAGAATGGAATGCTCTTCAGAAGCATAAGTTTGTGATGAACTTTGGAGATATAGTTGATGGGAATTGTCCAAAAGATCAGTCTCTAAATGCTGTAAAGAAGGTTGTCGATGAATTTGCGAGGTTCAGGGGACCCGTATATCATATGATTGGCAATCACTGCCTGTACAATCTTCCTCGCAGCAAGTTACTTCCAATATTGGAGATCCAAAGTATTGATGATGGATGTGCTTACTATGATTTCTCGCCAGTACCAGAATATAGATTTGTAGTTCTGGATGCCTTTGACATCAGTGCCGTTGGTTGGCCTAAAGACCATCCAAGAACATTGGAGGCCTTGAAGTTTCTGAGGGAGAGGAATCCGAATAAAGATAAGAACAGTCCAAGAGGGTTGGTGGGCCTTGAAAGAAGGTTCCTTATGTTCAATGGAGGCATTGGAAAGGAACAAATGGAATGGTTGGACAGGGTTCTTCAGGATGCAATGAAATTGAAACAGAAGGTGGTGATATGTTGCCATGTGCCTCTGGATCCTGGTGCGACGGAGTATGAGGCATTGTTGTGGAATTACGATGAAGTGATGGATGTGATACACAGGTACAATTGTGTGAAGGTTTGTCTTGGAGGACATAATCACAGAGATGGGTATTCCATTGACTCTCACGGGGTCCATCATCGAGTTTTTGAAGCTGCTCTAGAATGTCCTCCTGGCAGGAACGCATATGGAAATGTCGATGTCTATGATGACCAAATATCACTTGTTGGAATCGACAGAATTGAAAGTATAGACATGCAATTTTAA